From Tiliqua scincoides isolate rTilSci1 chromosome 2, rTilSci1.hap2, whole genome shotgun sequence, the proteins below share one genomic window:
- the LOC136641523 gene encoding epidermal differentiation-specific protein-like, producing MSTRRSCMNKIIVYEYEDFKGLSKEFTSDVPDLRSVDFGDCISSLKVIGQPWLCFLHPNYKGLAHAYEEGEHKQVDLHDQISSLQLVTEDLENPQITLYEHANYEGVSKVITEETNLVYSYFNDKASSHIVQKGTWLLYEHPNRKGWYYIAREGTKLPNYGPVFNFDNKCSHVYPLKGGQPTVTAKIMWDRRIVESERHVVVDEINGINTTDFEQTFTTTSSRVYESVTRHNFKFKLSTQRISESFNLNVDPRTNLVVEKGHIDSTITVDKSEVTMPAKIPPHSELNIQVIMKVVTASAPVEIIVSRNGKPKTVFGEYHSVSGHNINTKYIVKPIERKNNVQIQ from the exons ATGAgtactagaaggtcttgt ATGAATAAAATTATTGTTTATGAATATGAAGATTTCAAGGGCCTCAGTAAAGAGTTTACTTCAGATGTTCCTGACCTACGCAGTGTGGACTTTGGGGACTGCATTTCCTCCCTTAAAGTGATTGGACAACCATGGCTGTGCTTCCTTCATCCAAATTACAAGGGTCTGGCTCATGCATATGAAGAAGGTGAACATAAGCAAGTCGACTTGCATGATCAGATTTCTTCTCTCCAGCTAGTCACAGAAGACCTGGAAAATCCTCAGATCACACTTTATGAGCACGCCAACTACGAAGGGGTAAGCAAAGTTATAACAGAGGAAACCAATCTAGTATATAGTTACTTCAATGACAAGGCATCTTCCCATATTGTCCAGAAAGGTACTTGGCTCTTGTATGAGCACCCAAATCGAAAGGGTTGGTACTACATAGCTCGAGAAGGAACTAAACTTCCTAATTATGGGCCAGTATTTAATTTCGATAATAAGTGTTCCCATGTGTATCCCCTTAAGGGTGGCCAGCCCACTGTCACTGCCAAGATCATGTGGGATCGCAGGATAGTGGAGAGTGAGAGACATGTGGTGGTTGATGAAATAAACGGCATCAACACCACTGATTTTGAACAGACTTTCACCACCACTAGCAGCAGAGTCTATGAATCAGTCACTAGACACAACTTCAAATTCAAGCTCTCAACCCAAAGAATAAGTGAGAGCTTCAACTTAAATGTAGATCCAAGGACTAATCTTGTAGTGGAGAAAGGACACATAGACTCTACTATCACTGTAGACAAAAGTGAGGTGACCATGCCAGCCAAGATCCCACCACATTCAGAACTGAACATCCAGGTGATCATGAAGGTTGTCACTGCCTCAGCTCCAGTGGAGATTATCGTGAGTAGGAATGGGAAACCAAAGACTGTGTTTGGGGAGTATCACAGTGTGTCAGGACACAACATTAACACCAAATATATCGTGAAACCAATTGAAAGAAAAAACAATGTACAGATCCAGTAA